TGGGTGCCGGTCGCCGTCGGAGCCGCCGTCGTGGGCGCGCTGCTCGCGACCGTGTGGCTGCTGTTCCGCCGGGTCGCGATCTGGGTCGACTCGACCGGCATCACCGAGCGCGGGTTCTTCGGGGTGCTCCGGCACGCCCAGCGGTGCGACGTCGACCACGTGGTGCGCCTCGACCTCTACGCGGGCCCGACGCCGGACACCAACCCCCAGCTGTTCGTCATCGACCGGGACGGCCGGGCGCTCGTGCGCATGCGCGGCGACTTCTGGGACGCCTCGGCCATGGACGTGGTCGCGCCCATCCTCGAGGTGCCCGAGCACCGGCACCGCGAGCCGCTCACGCTCCAGGACCTGCGCGCGTCGCACCCCGAACTGCTCTACTGGTTCGAGAAGCGCCCGCGCCGGCACTGAGCGCCCCGGCCGCCGCGCCCGCAGACGCTCAGCTCGTCGCGATGCCGAGCACCGGCGCTTCCGCCGTGCTCGACGGCAGTTCGACGAAGCCGAGCCGGTCGTAGAACGCGCGGGCGCCGACGTTGGCGGGGTCCATCGAGAGGTGCACGCCGGGCACCCCGCGGGCGGCGAGCGCCGATCGGAGGGCGTCGATGAGGCTGCGTCCGAGGCCACGGCCCTGGGCCTCCGGCAGCAGGTCGACGTGCAGGTGCGCCGGGTACCCGGCGAGCTCGGGGATGCGCATGCGCTCGGGCCGTCGCCCGTCGGCGACGAGCTGCGCCTCGGTGTACGCGGGCCCGCGGTCCGTGGGCGGACCCGGCTCCGGGTGCCGCTCGCGGAACTCCGGCAGCCACTCGCGTCGCCACCACTCGACGAACGCGTCGGTGTCGGCGACGCCGAGCACGTAGCCGACGACCCGCCCGCCGTCGTCGGCCACGAAGGCGAGGTCCGGCGCGAACGCGAGGTAAGGGCGTGCGTAGACGTCGGGCATGAGCGCGTCGTCGGAGTACGCACCGCGCGCGTCGCCGCCGGCCATGGCGGTGCGCACGCAGATCTCCGACACGGCGTGGTGGTCCGCGGGCCGGTACGGCCGGATCACGAGTCGGTCGCGCTTCGGGGGTTCGGGTGCGGTCACTGCCCCGATCCTACGCAGCAGGACGATACTGGGACGCATGGCGGTATCCGCGTCACCCGAGCGCCCGGCCGCGGTCGGCGCTGCGACCCTGCGCGGTCGCGTCGGTCCCCCGACGCGCGCCGCCGACGTGGTGCTGGAGTCGTGGCTCGACCGCTGGCGACTCGCGGCCGACGGACTGCCGATCGAGACCCGCACGAGCCGCCTGCTGCCGGTGCGCACCGAGGAGGGCGTCGTGGCGATGCTCAAGGTGAGCCGCAGCGACGAGGAGCAGCGCGGCGGCTCGGTGCTCGCGGCATGGGGCGGCGCGGGCGCGGCGCCCGTGCTGCGGGTCGACGGCGACGCGCTGCTCGTGGTGCGCGCGACGGGCGGCCGGAACCTCGTGACGATGGTCGAGGCGGGGCGCGACGAGGCGGCCACCCGGGTGCTCTGCGCCACCGCGGCGCGGCTGCACGCGGCATCCGGAGCCGTTCGCGACGTCGCCGACGACCAGCTGGTGCCGCTCGCGAAGTGGTTCCGCGACCTCTCGCCGCAGTCGGACCTGCTCGGGCCGTTCCATCGGCGGGGTGCCGGCATCGCCGCCGAGCTGCTCGACGAGCAGACCGAGATCGTCGCGCTGCACGGCGACCTGCACCACGGCAACGTGCTCGACTTCGGCGCGTCGGGCTGGCTCGCGATCGATCCCAAGGGACTGGTCGGCGACCGCGCGTTCGACTACTGCAACCTGTTCTGCAACCCCGGCCACCTCATCCCGGTGGCCCGGGGCAGGCTCGAGGCCACGCTGAAGGTCGTGACGGATGCCTCGGGGCTCGCGCCTCGGCGGATGCTGCGCTGGCTCGTGGCGTGGTGCGCCCTGTCGTCGACCTGGTACGCCGTCGACGACGACCCGGTGCACGCGGCGTCGGTGACCGCGATCGGGGAGCTCGCCGCGGACCTGCTGGACCGCGATTCGCGCGGGTGAAATGATACCCCCGGGGTATCTGCTAGACTGACCCCCATGCCCACCAAGACCATCACCGAGTCCGACCTGACCGCGACCATCCGCGACAACGACATCGTGCTGCTCGACTTCTGGGCCGCGTGGTGCGGGCCGTGCCGCGCCTTCGCGCCGGTGTTCGAGCGCGCCTCGGAGGAGCACCCCGACATCGTCTTCGGCAAGATCGACACCGAGGCCGAGCAGGCACTCGCTGCCGGGTTCCGCATCACGTCGATCCCGACGCTCATGGCGTTCCGCGACGGCATCATCGTCTTCGCCCAGCCCGGCGCGCTCGGCGCCCCGCAGCTGGAGCAGGTCATCTCGGGCGTGCGTGCGCTCGACATGGACCAGGTGCGCGCCGAGGTCGAGGCCCAGCGCGCCGCGCGCGAGCAGTCGGCGTGACCAGCCGGCTGGTCCGCGCACTGCGGTCGACCAACTGCAGCGCACGCCCCGTCGACCGTCTCGTCCGTGCGATCGGCGCCGTCTTCGTCGGCGCCGTCGCCGTGAGCATCTGGGACAACCTGTGGTGTGCCATCCCCGCGGCGATCTGCGCGACCCTGCTCGCGATCGGCGCGGTCACCGGATGGTGCCCCGACAACCTGCTGCACGCGGGGCGCGACGTCGAGCCGAACCACCTCGGCTACGAGGAGGCCCGGCAGCCGCTGCTCGAGGGCGAGCGGGAGCGCGTCTCGCGCTGATCGCGCCGAGACGCATCGCGCGGCTCGCTGCGGCGATCAGCCGCGCTTCAGCGCGCCCGTCGACCAGAGCGCCCAGGCGATGAGCACCGGCTGGAAGAACAGCCGGCCGAACCGCTTGCGGTCGGTGTCGAGGCCGAACCCGTCGCGGCGCTCCGTGTACTGGGCGATGTTGCCCGGGAAGATCGCGGCGAAGAACGCGGCGACGATCCAGCCGACGCGGCGGCGCTCCTTCGGCAGCGCGACGAGCGCCGCCCCCAGGCCGATCTCGGCGACCCCCGAGGCGACGACCACCCCGTCGGCGTCCATCGGCACCCATGGCGGCACCTGGGCGCGGAACTCCTCGCGCGCGACGGTGAGGTGCGTCGCGCCGGCGAAGACGAGCGCGCCGCCGAGCAGCACGCGGGCGATGGTGCGGGGAACCGAGGTCGTCGTTGGCATGCGTCCAGTCAACCGCGGGCCGCGGCCGTGAAACCGGGAATTTGCACAGAATGCAGAAATTCGAGCGGATGCCGCGCGCTCACGCCCGCCGCAGCACCTCGGGCTCGCGCGTCGCCCACGCCCGCAGCAGGTCGTCGCGCACCGTGACGCCCGTGCCGGGGCCGTCGGGCACCCGCAGCTGCCCCCGGTGCTCCCCCGTGCCGAGCTCGAAGGGCTCCGTCAGGTCGTCGGCGAAGTAGCGCCGCGACGCCGAGGTGTCGCCCGGCAGCGTGAAGCCCGGCAGTGCGGCGAGCGCCACGTTGGCCGCCCGGCCGACGCCGGTCTCGAGCATGCCGCCGCACCAGACGGACACGTCGACCGCGCGGCACAGGTCGTGCACGCGCACCGCCTCGAGGTACCCGCCGACGCGGCCGGCCTTGATGTTGATCACGCTCGTCGCACCGCGCTCGATCGCGTCGAGCGCGACGTCGGCGTCGAGGATCGACTCGTCGAGGCAGACCGGCGTCTCGATCTCGGCCGCGAGCGCCGCGTGCGTCGCGATGTCCTCCTCGGGGAACGGCTGCTCGATCAGCACGAGCCGGAACGCGTCGAGCTCGGCGAGCAGCGGGATGTCGTGGGCGCGGTAGGCGCTGTTCGCGTCGACCTGGAGCAGGCGGTCGGGCCCGAGCTCCTCGCGCACGGCGTTCACCGGCAGCAGGTCCCAGCCCGGCTTCACCTTGAGCTTGATGCGGCGGTACCCCTCCTCGATGTAGCCCGCGACCTCGTCGAGGAGCTCGTCGATCGAGCCCGCGATGCCCACCGAGACGCCGCAGTCGACCCACTCGCGCTCGGCGCCGAAGTACGTCCCCATCGACATGCCCTCGGCCCGCAGCTGCGCGTCGAGCACCGCCGCCTCGAGCGCGGCCTTGGCCATGCGGTGGCCGGCCACGAACGCGAGCGTCTCGGCGACCGACTCCGCGGTCACCTCGGGCTGCGCGAGCAGGGCGGGCACGAGGTAGGTGCGCAGCACGTGCGCGGCCCCCTCGACGTACTCGGAGCTGTACAGCGGGTCGGCGCCCGCCACGCACTCGCCCCAGCCGTCGCCCACGTCGCTGCGCACGTGCACGAGCAGCACGTCTCGCGCGGCCTGCGTGCCGAACGACGTCTCGAAGGGGCGCACGAGCGGCATGGCCACCCGGTGCAGTACGACCTGTTCGATGCGCATCAGCGGCCTCCCGGGGCGGTGTCGTCGTCCGGGCCGTCCGCCCGGTCGGGGTCGTCATCGGTGAACACGTAGTCGCCCGCGGCGTCGAGCTCCGGGCGCAGGCCCGCGGCGACGGCGGCGGCGAAGGCCAGTCGCGCGGCGTCGCGGTGGTGCGCGGCCTCCTCCGGGGCATCCGCCCGCAGCGCCTCGTAGTCGGGCACCAGCGCGAACCCGGCGGCGCCTCGCCAGAGCGGTTGCGGCGCACGATCCAGCGCCCGGCGGACCCGCGGCGACGTCAGCCGCCAGCGCACCTCGAAGCGGTCGCTGTGGTCGGTGCCGGAGATCGCGTCGCGCAGTTCGCCGTAGAAGTCGGGCAGCACCTCGGCGACCTCGGCGCCGAGTCGCACGAGGTTCATCCTGGCGTTGCGGCGGATGAGCGGATCGAAGGTCCAGCGCATCTCGTCGACGCCGTGCGCGAGGCAGTCCGCCCGCTGCGCCAGCTTCAGCGCCACCCCCGCGCCGCGTCCCCGCGCTCGCGGCAGCACCGCGTTCATGTGCGAGTGCAGGTGCAGCCCGCCGTTCCAGCCGAGGAACCCGTACGTCGCGCCGACGGGGCCGGCGTCGTCGTGCGCGACCAGCACGGTGGCCCCCGCCTGGAGCATCGCGCGCAGGTGCGGCCAGTCGGGGCTGCGGCCCGCACCCCAGGTCGAGGTGAAGACGCCGATCACGTCGTCGAGGTCGGCTGCTGCGGCCGACCGCACGTCGACCCCCGCCGCCGTGCACGCCGCGGCCGCGGCCTCGCGCGCGGCGCGCGGGGCTCCGGGATCGACCGCGTTCGGCATGGCTCGACGCTCGCCGTCAGAGGCCGAGTCGCGCGAGGAAGTCGTTGCGGAACACGCCGCGGGGGTCGTACCGCTCGCGCAGGTCGGCGAAGTCGCGCCAGTGCGGGTACAGCTCCTGCATGCGGGGTGCGGCCTGCGCCACGTCGAACAGCTTGCCCCAGTGCGGGCGCGCGGCGAACGGCGCGAGCGCATCCCCGAGCACGGGCAGCAGGGCCTCGACCGCAGGCTGGTCCTGCTTCCAGGTGAAGTGGATGCCGACCGCGCCGGTGCCCGCCGCGGGCGAGAGCCAGAGGTCGTCGGCGGCCATCGTGCGAATCTCCGTCACGTACACGAGCGGGGCGACGGATGCCGCGAGCCCGCGCACCGCCGCGATGGCATCGGCCGCGTGGCGGCGCGGCACGAGGAACTCCGACTGCAGCTCCTCCCCCTTCGAGGGCGTGAACTCGAGCTTGAAGTGCGGCAGGCGATCGATCCACGGGCCCGGCTCGCCGAGCTGCTCGGTGCAGTGCTCGGGATCGGGTGCACCGAGCGGATCGAGCTTGCGCTCGGCCGCGCGGGCGCCGAGCAGTGCGTCGGGCCACGGCCCCGGGGCATCCGCCCGCCGCTTCACCCACGCCTGGTCGAGCACGTCGGGCTCGCGCCACGAGTGGAACATCGAGACGCTGTAGCCGGCGCCGGTGACCGCGTCGAGGTCGGCGAGCACCGCGTCGAGCGGCAGGCGCTCGTAGACGGTCTGCGCGATGTCGAAGGTCGGCACGATGTCGAGCTCGACGTGGGTCACGATTCCGAGGGCGCCGATGCCGACGACCGCGCCGTCGAAGTCAGGGTTGCCCCGGCGCAGCACCACCGGGTCGCCTGCGGCGGCCACGAGCTCGAGCCCGGCCACCGCGCTGGAGAGCGTGCCGACCCGGTCGCCCGAGCCGTGCGTGCCGGTCGCGATCGCCCCGGCGATCGAGATGTGCGGCAGCGACGCGAGGTTGGCGAGCGCCCAGCCCTCCAGTTGGAGGCGGCTGCCGAGATCGCCGTAGCGGAGCCCGGCGGAGACGCGCACCACGCGCCGGTCGGCGTCGATCGCGACGTCGGCCGGCAGCCCGCCGGTGGCGACGAGCAGGCCGTCGGTGTCGGCGATGCGGTTGAACGAGTGCCGCGTGCCGAGCGCGCGGATGGCCGTGCCCGCGTCGGCCGCGGAGCGCACCACGTCGGCCAGCTCATCGACCGAGGCGGGCGCGACCACCCGTTTGGTCGCGTAGACGAGATTGCCCGCCCAGTTGCGCTGCACGTCCCCCATGTGTCGTTCCTCCCCTGTCAGCCCCGTGCCGCGTGCCGTTGCACGAGGTCCTCCGCGGCGACCCACGGCAGCATCGCGCACTTCACCCGCGCGACGTAGCGCGACGCGCCGCCGAGCGCGGCCGCATCGCCGAAGCGCTCCTCGTCGAGCTCGAGCGTGCCGCGCGAGCGCAGCACCGTGCGGAACTCCTCGATGAAGGCCGTGAGCTCGGCGTCGGTCATGCCCTCCTGCTCCTCCTCGAGCAGCGCGGACAGCATCGACGCGCTCGCCTGCGAGATGGAGCAGCCCTGGCCCTCCCAGCCGACCGCGACCACCCGGCCGTCGCCGTCGCGGCGCAGCGCGAGCGTGACCTCGTCACCGCAGGTCGTGTTGAGCTGGTGGCTCGTCTCCTCGCCGTCGACGAGCCCGACGCCGTGCGGGCGCTTCGAGTGGTCGAGGATGATCTGCTGGTACAGCTGGTCGAGGCCGCTCATGCCGCACTCCCGGCGACGCCGAAGAAGCTGCGGATGCCCGAGACGGCGTCGAGCGCCCGGTCGATCTCGTCGGGGGTGGTGTGCACGCCCGCGCTGATGCGCAGGCTCGCGGTGAGGCCGAGCCGGCGGTGCAGCGGCTGCGCGCAGTGGTGGCCGACGCGCACCGCGATGCCGAGGTCGTCGAGCACCTGGCCGGCGTCGTGGGCGTGCACGCCGTCGACGTCGATGCTCGCGAGCGCGACGCGACCGTCCGCGCCCGGGCCGCCCAGCACCCGGATGCCCGGCATGCCGGCGAGGCCGTCGTGCAGCCGTGCGGCGAGGGCGTGCTCGCTCGCGGCGATGCGGTCGAGGCCGATCCCGTCGACGAACCGCAGCGCCTCGGCGAGGCCGATCGCCTGCGCGATGCGCGGGGTGCCCGGCTCGAACCGGGCGGGCGCGGGGAGGAAGTGCGCCTTCTCGAGCGTCACGGTCGTGATCGCCGAGCCGCCGTAGAGATGCGGCGGCAGGGCGTCGAGCAGTTCTCGACGCCCCCAGAGCACGCCGATGCCATTGGGCCCGTAGACCTTGTGCGCGCTGAAGACGGCCGCGTCGACCCCCAGCTCGGCCGGGCGCAGCTCGAGGTGCGGCGCCGACTGGCAGGCGTCGAGCACGACGAGCGCGCCGACCGCCCGGGCCGGGGCGATGAGCGCGTCGAGCGGCGAGACGCGGCCGGTCGCGTTCGAGACGTGCGCGAACGCGACGATGCGCGTGCGCTGGGTGATGACGTCGGCCGCGGCATCCGCCTCGATCACGCCGTCGTCGTCGACCGGGACGACCTTCAGGATCGCGCCGGTGCGCGCCGCGAGCTCCTGCCACGGGATGAGGTTGGCGTGGTGCTCGAGCTCGGTCACGACGATCTCGTCGCCCTCGACGAGGCCGTGCGACGGGAAGTCGGCGCCCGCCCCGCGACCGGTGCTCGCGTGGCCGATGGCGGTCGCGAGCAG
This portion of the Agromyces rhizosphaerae genome encodes:
- a CDS encoding thioredoxin family protein; this encodes MPTKTITESDLTATIRDNDIVLLDFWAAWCGPCRAFAPVFERASEEHPDIVFGKIDTEAEQALAAGFRITSIPTLMAFRDGIIVFAQPGALGAPQLEQVISGVRALDMDQVRAEVEAQRAAREQSA
- a CDS encoding SufS family cysteine desulfurase, encoding MTSAPLTEAELDGIRAQFPILATEVHGHPLAYLDSAATAQKPLRVLDAERAFYAEANSAVHRGAHTLAADATERYEEARRTVAGHLGATEHEIVFTGNATEGLNLLATAIGHASTGRGAGADFPSHGLVEGDEIVVTELEHHANLIPWQELAARTGAILKVVPVDDDGVIEADAAADVITQRTRIVAFAHVSNATGRVSPLDALIAPARAVGALVVLDACQSAPHLELRPAELGVDAAVFSAHKVYGPNGIGVLWGRRELLDALPPHLYGGSAITTVTLEKAHFLPAPARFEPGTPRIAQAIGLAEALRFVDGIGLDRIAASEHALAARLHDGLAGMPGIRVLGGPGADGRVALASIDVDGVHAHDAGQVLDDLGIAVRVGHHCAQPLHRRLGLTASLRISAGVHTTPDEIDRALDAVSGIRSFFGVAGSAA
- a CDS encoding YgaP family membrane protein, whose product is MTSRLVRALRSTNCSARPVDRLVRAIGAVFVGAVAVSIWDNLWCAIPAAICATLLAIGAVTGWCPDNLLHAGRDVEPNHLGYEEARQPLLEGERERVSR
- a CDS encoding aminoglycoside phosphotransferase family protein, with translation MAVSASPERPAAVGAATLRGRVGPPTRAADVVLESWLDRWRLAADGLPIETRTSRLLPVRTEEGVVAMLKVSRSDEEQRGGSVLAAWGGAGAAPVLRVDGDALLVVRATGGRNLVTMVEAGRDEAATRVLCATAARLHAASGAVRDVADDQLVPLAKWFRDLSPQSDLLGPFHRRGAGIAAELLDEQTEIVALHGDLHHGNVLDFGASGWLAIDPKGLVGDRAFDYCNLFCNPGHLIPVARGRLEATLKVVTDASGLAPRRMLRWLVAWCALSSTWYAVDDDPVHAASVTAIGELAADLLDRDSRG
- the sufU gene encoding Fe-S cluster assembly sulfur transfer protein SufU, translating into MSGLDQLYQQIILDHSKRPHGVGLVDGEETSHQLNTTCGDEVTLALRRDGDGRVVAVGWEGQGCSISQASASMLSALLEEEQEGMTDAELTAFIEEFRTVLRSRGTLELDEERFGDAAALGGASRYVARVKCAMLPWVAAEDLVQRHAARG
- the menC gene encoding o-succinylbenzoate synthase, whose amino-acid sequence is MRIEQVVLHRVAMPLVRPFETSFGTQAARDVLLVHVRSDVGDGWGECVAGADPLYSSEYVEGAAHVLRTYLVPALLAQPEVTAESVAETLAFVAGHRMAKAALEAAVLDAQLRAEGMSMGTYFGAEREWVDCGVSVGIAGSIDELLDEVAGYIEEGYRRIKLKVKPGWDLLPVNAVREELGPDRLLQVDANSAYRAHDIPLLAELDAFRLVLIEQPFPEEDIATHAALAAEIETPVCLDESILDADVALDAIERGATSVINIKAGRVGGYLEAVRVHDLCRAVDVSVWCGGMLETGVGRAANVALAALPGFTLPGDTSASRRYFADDLTEPFELGTGEHRGQLRVPDGPGTGVTVRDDLLRAWATREPEVLRRA
- a CDS encoding DoxX family protein, which codes for MPTTTSVPRTIARVLLGGALVFAGATHLTVAREEFRAQVPPWVPMDADGVVVASGVAEIGLGAALVALPKERRRVGWIVAAFFAAIFPGNIAQYTERRDGFGLDTDRKRFGRLFFQPVLIAWALWSTGALKRG
- a CDS encoding GNAT family N-acetyltransferase, which codes for MTAPEPPKRDRLVIRPYRPADHHAVSEICVRTAMAGGDARGAYSDDALMPDVYARPYLAFAPDLAFVADDGGRVVGYVLGVADTDAFVEWWRREWLPEFRERHPEPGPPTDRGPAYTEAQLVADGRRPERMRIPELAGYPAHLHVDLLPEAQGRGLGRSLIDALRSALAARGVPGVHLSMDPANVGARAFYDRLGFVELPSSTAEAPVLGIATS
- a CDS encoding FAD-binding protein, which encodes MGDVQRNWAGNLVYATKRVVAPASVDELADVVRSAADAGTAIRALGTRHSFNRIADTDGLLVATGGLPADVAIDADRRVVRVSAGLRYGDLGSRLQLEGWALANLASLPHISIAGAIATGTHGSGDRVGTLSSAVAGLELVAAAGDPVVLRRGNPDFDGAVVGIGALGIVTHVELDIVPTFDIAQTVYERLPLDAVLADLDAVTGAGYSVSMFHSWREPDVLDQAWVKRRADAPGPWPDALLGARAAERKLDPLGAPDPEHCTEQLGEPGPWIDRLPHFKLEFTPSKGEELQSEFLVPRRHAADAIAAVRGLAASVAPLVYVTEIRTMAADDLWLSPAAGTGAVGIHFTWKQDQPAVEALLPVLGDALAPFAARPHWGKLFDVAQAAPRMQELYPHWRDFADLRERYDPRGVFRNDFLARLGL